From the Leucobacter tenebrionis genome, one window contains:
- a CDS encoding nucleotide sugar dehydrogenase, with protein sequence MRVVVVGQGYVGLPVAQGAVEAGHSVIGLDLSAQRVARLNAGRSVVDDLSDAAIADMLARGYRASTEVSEYRDAEAIIICVPTPLREGKAPDLGPVHDAVRAIAEHAGKGVLVVLESTTYPGTTATEVVPVLEAAGFTVGVDAFVAFSPERIDPGNPVYGIRNTPKVVGADDPESLRRAVEFYAGFIDEVVPVSGTAEAELTKLLENTYRHINIGLVNELAMVCHELGIDVWEVIGAAATKPFGFQAFTPGPGVGGHCIPIDPNYLSHRVRQVLGRPFRFVELAEDINSSMPAYVVSRVQDLLNDDRKPLKGSRILLLGVTYKSGIADTRESPASTIADLLIRKGAEVSYYDPLVPEWRLNGAPALARVQDLADANRASDLTLLLQRLPGVDVDALAAEASRFFDTRGISRAGDAKRL encoded by the coding sequence ATGAGGGTTGTTGTTGTCGGGCAGGGCTACGTGGGGCTTCCCGTCGCCCAGGGTGCCGTCGAGGCGGGCCACAGCGTGATCGGCCTCGACCTGAGCGCACAGCGGGTGGCGCGGCTCAATGCGGGCCGATCGGTCGTCGACGACCTCTCCGATGCCGCGATCGCCGACATGCTGGCGCGAGGCTACCGCGCCTCGACCGAGGTCTCTGAGTATCGCGACGCCGAGGCCATCATCATCTGCGTGCCGACGCCGCTGCGGGAGGGGAAGGCACCCGACCTCGGGCCGGTGCACGATGCCGTACGCGCGATCGCGGAGCACGCGGGCAAGGGTGTGCTCGTCGTGCTCGAATCGACGACGTACCCGGGCACCACCGCCACCGAGGTCGTGCCCGTGCTCGAGGCCGCCGGATTCACCGTGGGCGTGGACGCCTTCGTCGCGTTCTCCCCCGAGCGGATCGATCCGGGCAACCCGGTCTACGGCATTCGCAACACGCCGAAGGTGGTCGGGGCCGACGACCCCGAGTCGCTGCGCCGCGCAGTGGAGTTCTACGCCGGGTTCATCGACGAGGTCGTGCCGGTGTCGGGCACGGCGGAGGCAGAGCTGACCAAGCTGCTCGAGAACACCTACCGCCACATCAACATCGGCCTCGTCAACGAACTCGCGATGGTGTGCCACGAACTCGGCATCGACGTGTGGGAGGTCATCGGGGCGGCGGCGACGAAGCCCTTCGGGTTTCAGGCCTTCACCCCCGGCCCCGGCGTCGGGGGTCACTGCATTCCCATCGATCCGAACTATCTGAGTCACCGCGTGCGGCAGGTGCTCGGGCGCCCGTTCCGTTTCGTCGAACTCGCCGAGGACATCAACTCTTCGATGCCCGCGTACGTCGTCTCGCGGGTGCAGGATCTGCTGAACGACGACCGGAAGCCGCTGAAGGGCAGCAGGATCCTGCTGCTCGGGGTCACCTACAAGAGCGGGATCGCCGATACTCGCGAGAGCCCCGCCTCGACGATCGCCGATCTGCTCATCAGGAAGGGCGCGGAGGTGAGCTACTACGACCCGCTCGTGCCCGAGTGGCGGTTGAACGGTGCACCGGCCCTGGCCCGGGTTCAGGATCTCGCCGACGCGAACC